A window of Citrus sinensis cultivar Valencia sweet orange chromosome 7, DVS_A1.0, whole genome shotgun sequence contains these coding sequences:
- the LOC102627492 gene encoding aldehyde dehydrogenase family 3 member F1 — MAAAMGEIEDKLAELRQTFRSGITKSGAWRKNQLRALIELLQDNEDKIFKALHQDLGKHPVETYRDEIGLIKKSAKYALSCLDKWMAPKKRRLPLLFFPASGEVVSEPFGVVLICSAWNFPINLALEPLIGAIAAGNTVMLKPSELAVECASFLAETIPLYLDCKAIKVTNGGVDVCEQLLQQKWNKIFFTGSPRVGSIVMSAAAKHLTPVTLELGGKCPAILDTLSSPLDIKVTVKRIIGGKFASCNGQVCVGVDYILVEKKFAATLIESLKTTIKKFYGENPKDSKSISRIINEYHFERLRKLLKDPLVADAIVHGGLLDKENLFIEPTILLDPPLDAEIMTEEIFGPILPIITLNNIQESIEFINSRPKPLAIYAFTKDETFKKQIVSGTSSGSLIFNDTLVQQLCDVLPFGGVGQSGIGRYHGHYSFETFSHEKAIMQRSFFLELEPRYPPWNDFKMKFLRLAYDFDYFNLLLLLLGLKR, encoded by the exons ATGGCAGCAGCAATGGGGGAGATTGAAGACAAGTTAGCGGAGCTTAGACAAACTTTTCGAAGTGGAATAACAAAAAGTGGTGCATGGAGGAAAAACCAGCTCAGGGCGCTGATCGAGCTCCTCCAGGACAACGAAGACAAGATTTTCAAAGCGCTTCATCAAGATCTTGGAAAGCACCCTGTTGAAACTTATCGAGACGAG ATTggactaataaaaaaatcagctAAATATGCTTTGAGCTGTTTGGACAAGTGGATGGCCCCCAAAAAG cGTCGCTTGCCTTTGTTGTTCTTCCCTGCGAGTGGAGAAGTGGTGTCTGAGCCATTCGGTGTAGTTCTCATATGTTCAGCCTGGAACTTCCCTATCA ATTTGGCATTAGAGCCGTTAATAGGAGCAATTGCTGCAGGCAACACGGTGATGCTAAAACCTTCAGAGCTAGCCGTGGAATGTGCTTCTTTTCTTGCCGAAACAATTCCTCTTTATTTGGATTGCAAAGCCATTAAGGTTACTAATGGTGGAGTAGATGTGTGTGAGCAACTACTACAACAGAAatggaataaaattttcttcactG GGAGTCCACGAGTGGGAAGCATTGTTATGTCCGCAGCTGCTAAACATTTAACTCCTGTCACTCTGGAGCTTGGAGGAAAATGTCCTGCTATCCTGGATACTTTAAGCAGTCCCTTAGACATAAAG GTAactgttaaaagaataataggTGGGAAATTTGCTTCTTGCAATGGACAAGTTTGCGTTGGAGTCGATTATATACTTGTGGAAAAGAAATTCGCCGCTACTCTG atTGAATCACTAAAGACTACAATCAAGAAATTTTATGGTGAAAACCCCAAAGACTCGAAAAGCATCAGTAGAATTATCAATGAGTACCACTTTGAGAGACTGCGCAAACTTCTTAAAGATCCTCTTGTTGCAGATGCCATTGTTCATGGAGGTTTATTagataaagaaaattt GTTCATTGAGCCAACAATCTTGTTAGATCCTCCACTTGATGCAGAGATCATGacagaagaaatatttggCCCAATTCTTCCCATAATCACG CTAAATAACATTCAGGAAAGCATTGAATTTATCAATTCTAGGCCCAAGCCTCTAGCTATTTATGCCTTTACCAAAGATGAAACATTCAAGAAGCAAATTGTATCAGGAACCTCATCAGGAAGTTTGATATTCAACGACACCTTGGTTCAA CAACTGTGTGATGTGCTACCATTTGGAGGTGTTGGCCAGAGCGGCATAGGAAGATACCACGGGCACTACTCTTTTGAAACTTTTAGCCATGAAAAAGCAATTATGCAAAGAAGCTTCTTCCTTGAACTGGAGCCGAGGTATCCGCCATGGAATGACTTCAAGATGAAGTTCCTCAGGTTGGCTTACGATTTTGACTACTTCAACCTGCTACTACTGCTGCTGGGCTTGAAAAGGTAG
- the LOC102627206 gene encoding uncharacterized protein LOC102627206 — protein MEAAVQSHNYHHSASPIANHIGAKTESARTSTHVAFAMRLRPDITKTKTIVNNKISRFQDFCLNAVPKHMATTESNREPVKEENIKIKEEEQKSTKMLPPPPEKPEPGDCCGSGCVRCVWDVYYEELEAYDKLYKCDSNDSKSNFD, from the coding sequence ATGGAAGCAGCCGTTCAATCCCATAACTATCATCATAGTGCGTCACCAATAGCCAATCATATTGGAGCAAAGACAGAGAGCGCCCGAACCTCAACCCATGTTGCCTTTGCCATGAGATTGAGACCAGATATAACCAAAACGAAAACAATCGTCAATAACAAGATCAGCAGATTTCAGGACTTCTGTCTCAACGCCGTTCCAAAACATATGGCGACGACGGAGAGCAATCGAGAACCGGTAAAGGAGGAGAATATCAAGATCAAAGAAGAAGAGCAAAAATCGACGAAGATGTTGCCGCCTCCGCCGGAGAAGCCAGAGCCTGGGGATTGCTGTGGGAGCGGATGCGTCAGATGCGTGTGGGATGTTTATTATGAGGAGCTTGAGGCTTATGACAAGCTTTATAAATGCGATTCCAACGACAGcaaatctaattttgattga
- the LOC102626837 gene encoding glutaredoxin-C3 isoform X2 — translation MKKRGWQSRFLVEAVGLLFFLLLGNAPTATEADHSVSAFVQNSIFSNKIVIFSKSYCPYCLRAKRIFADLNEQPFVVELDLRDDGAQIQYILLDLVGRRTVPQIFVNGEHIGGADDLKAAVLSGQLQQLLGTS, via the exons ATGAAGAAGCGCGGTTGGCAGTCGCGATTTCTTGTTGAGGCGGTGGGCCTATTATTCTTCTTGCTGCTCGGAAACGCACCAACGGCCACTGAAGCCGACCATTCGGTTTCGGCTTTTGTTCAAAACTCCATCTTCTCCAACAAGATTGTCATTTTCTCCAAATCCTACTGCCC TTATTGCTTGCGTGCCAAGCGCATATTTGCTGATCTAAACGAGCAGCCATTTGTTGTGGAACTTGATCTTCGAG ATGATGGGGCTCAAATTCAGTATATTCTTTTGGATCTGGTAGGCCGACGCACCGTCCCACAAATCTTTGTGAATGGCGAACACATTGGTGGTGCTGATG ATCTCAAGGCGGCTGTCCTGAGTGGTCAGTTGCAGCAGTTACTTGGTACAAGTTGA
- the LOC102626837 gene encoding glutaredoxin-C3 isoform X1, which translates to MKKRGWQSRFLVEAVGLLFFLLLGNAPTATEADHSVSAFVQNSIFSNKIVIFSKSYCPYCLRAKRIFADLNEQPFVVELDLRDDGAQIQYILLDLVGRRTVPQIFVNGEHIGGADGWSQLSLAHSTYLKAAVLSGQLQQLLGTS; encoded by the exons ATGAAGAAGCGCGGTTGGCAGTCGCGATTTCTTGTTGAGGCGGTGGGCCTATTATTCTTCTTGCTGCTCGGAAACGCACCAACGGCCACTGAAGCCGACCATTCGGTTTCGGCTTTTGTTCAAAACTCCATCTTCTCCAACAAGATTGTCATTTTCTCCAAATCCTACTGCCC TTATTGCTTGCGTGCCAAGCGCATATTTGCTGATCTAAACGAGCAGCCATTTGTTGTGGAACTTGATCTTCGAG ATGATGGGGCTCAAATTCAGTATATTCTTTTGGATCTGGTAGGCCGACGCACCGTCCCACAAATCTTTGTGAATGGCGAACACATTGGTGGTGCTGATGGTTGGTCTCAGCTCTCTCTGGCTCATTCTactt ATCTCAAGGCGGCTGTCCTGAGTGGTCAGTTGCAGCAGTTACTTGGTACAAGTTGA
- the LOC102625564 gene encoding probable methyltransferase PMT27 → MPLGKRGLKRSPSSSSSTTSTTVTTIAFIALCVLGVWMLTGKTFSPPKINTTTSDSGFSFSDEPETLKATEKNEHTVFEDNPGVLPIDAIQTGDPNQTHYTITNDKGSGGSDKQDEGNASSAGDDDSKMSDEQKVKKIIEEQKKQNEVDTQMSEDKTLIENQQFFVFDNNAKSSTEEMIKQQLRENAGNQTLNANDPENHISDEDKRRSTEKHQEQHVQQKEETPFHSFSDQIVPYLQPPPQQEVQVSDSPKSENVTQETEQENTEETEGKRAKEHKLTNSNSGVSETWNPDGGNTGSSPKESLESRKSWSTQASQSQNEKERRKDESEGDEGNGNIDGYTWRLCNETTGPDFIPCLDNTKAIQQLRTTAHYEHRERHCPEEGPVCLVPLPEGYKVPIPWPKSRDKIWYRNVPHPMLAEVKGHQNWVRVTGEIITFPGGGTQFIHGALHYIDFIQQAVPKIAWGKYTRVSLDVGCGVASFGGYLFERDVLTMSFAPKDEHDAQIQFALERGIPAISAVMGTKRLQFPSNVFDLVHCARCRVPWHIDGGKLLLELNRVLRPGGYFVWSATPVYQKLGEDVEIWNAMSNLTVSMCWELVTIKMDKLNSAGFAIYRKPTTNECYEKRNQMTPPMCQNEEDPNAAWYVPLQACVHRVPVDKAERGSQWPEAWPHRLQRPPYWLNSSQMGIYGRPAPQDFTRDYKHWRYVVSTSYMSGLGINWSNVRNVMDMRAVYGGFAAALKDLQVWVMNVVNVNSPDTLPIIYERGLFGIYHDWCESFSTYPRSYDLLHADHLFSQLKNRCKLVPVMAEVDRIIRPGGKLIVRDEPSAVTEVENFLKSLHWEILFAFSKDQEGVLSAQKGNWRPDTYQPSS, encoded by the exons ATGCCTCTAGGCAAGCGTGGCCTCAAGCGCTCACCTTCATCGTCGTCATCGACAACATCAACGACCGTTACAACCATAGCGTTCATAGCATTATGCGTTCTTGGCGTATGGATGCTGACTGGCAAAACCTTTTCACCGCCCAAAATCAACACCACCACCAGCGACAGCGGCTTCTCTTTCTCCGACGAACCTGAAACTCTCAAAGCCACTGAGAAAAACGAGCACACTGTCTTCGAGGATAATCCTGGCGTTCTCCCCATTGATGCCATTCAAACAGGTGATCCGAATCAGACTCATTACACTATTACTAATGACAAAGGAAGTGGCGGCAGCGATAAACAAGATGAAGGAAATGCGAGTAGTGCTGGTGATGACGATAGCAAGATGAGCGATGAACAGAAAGTGAAGAAAATCATTGAAGAGCAGAAGAAGCAGAACGAAGTTGACACTCAAATGTCTGAAGACAAAACCTTAATTGAAAACcaacaattttttgtttttgacaaTAATGCCAAGTCTTCAACTGAAGAAATGATTAAACAACAACTGCGAGAAAATGCCGGAAACCAGACATTAAATGCTAATGATCCTGAAAATCATATATCAGATGAAGATAAACGACGAAGTACTGAAAAACATCAAGAGCAACATGTACAACAGAAAGAGGAAACTCCTTTCCACAGTTTCAGCGACCAAATAGTCCCTTATCTGCAGCCACCACCTCAGCAAGAAGTTCAAGTTTCTGACTCACCAAAATCAGAGAATGTTACTCAAGAAACCGAACAAGAAAATACAGAAGAAACAGAGGGCAAGAGAGCAAAGGAACACAAGCTGACCAATTCTAACTCGGGCGTCAGTGAGACATGGAATCCTGATGGGGGCAACACGGGGAGTAGTCCAAAGGAATCACTGGAGTCAAGGAAGTCATGGTCAACGCAAGCAAGTCAGTCACAAAACGAGAAAGAAAGGCGCAAAGATGAATCAGAGGGTGACGAGGGTAATGGGAACATCGACGGGTACACATGGCGTTTATGTAACGAAACAACGGGCCCTGATTTTATACCTTGTTTGGACAACACGAAAGCCATACAGCAGTTACGTACTACTGCCCATTATGAACATCGTGAAAGGCATTGTCCTGAGGAGGGGCCCGTTTGCTTAGTTCCCCTTCCTGAGGGATACAAAGTACCAATCCCATGGCCAAAAAGCAGAGATAAA ATATGGTATCGAAATGTGCCGCACCCGATGCTGGCGGAAGTGAAGGGGCACCAAAACTGGGTCAGAGTGACTGGTGAGATCATAACTTTTCCTGGTGGTGGAACCCAGTTCATACATGGTGCTCTCcattatattgattttattcagCAG GCGGTACCCAAAATAGCATGGGGAAAGTACACTCGAGTGAGCTTGGACGTTGGGTGTGGAGTTGCCAGCTTCGGAGGTTACCTTTTCGAAAGAGATGTTCTTACAATGTCATTTGCACCAAAAGATGAGCACGATGCTCAAATCCAATTTGCCCTTGAAAGAGGAATCCCTGCAATATCAGCTGTTATGGGTACTAAGCGGCTGCAATTTCCAAGCAACGTTTTTGATCTGGTTCACTGTGCACGTTGTAGGGTGCCTTGGCACATAGACG GTGGTAAACTTCTTCTGGAATTGAACAGAGTTTTAAGACCTGGGGGTTACTTCGTTTGGTCAGCCACTCCTGTATATCAAAAGCTTGGAGAAGATGTTGAAATCTGGAATG CAATGTCCAATTTGACCGTATCCATGTGCTGGGAGCTCGTGACTATCAAGATGGATAAGCTAAATTCTGCTGGGTTTGCCATTTACCGTAAACCCACCACAAACGAATGCTACGAGAAAAGAAACCAGATGACTCCTCCAATGTGCCAAAATGAAGAAGATCCAAATGCTGCCTG GTATGTGCCTCTGCAGGCGTGTGTGCATCGCGTGCCCGTTGACAAGGCTGAGAGAGGAAGTCAGTGGCCGGAGGCGTGGCCCCACCGATTGCAAAGACCTCCTTACTGGTTAAACAGCTCCCAAATGGGAATCTACGGCAGACCGGCTCCTCAAGATTTCACAAGAGATTATAAACATTGGAGATATGTGGTGAGCACGTCATACATGAGCGGATTGGGTATCAATTGGTCTAATGTTAGAAATGTTATGGACATGAGAGCTGTTTACGGAGG ATTTGCAGCAGCTTTGAAGGACCTGCAAGTTTGGGTTATGAATGTAGTGAATGTAAATTCTCCAGATACGCTTCCCATAATATATGAGCGTGGTCTTTTTGGAATATACCATGATTGGTGTGAATCTTTCAGCACTTACCCACGTAGCTACGATCTCTTGCACGCTGATCATCTTTTCTCACAGCTTAAAAATAG GTGCAAACTTGTTCCCGTGATGGCAGAGGTCGACAGAATAATCAGACCTGGAGGTAAATTGATTGTTCGTGATGAGCCCAGTGCAGTGACTGAAGTTGAGAACTTCCTTAAATCTCTACACTGGGAAATTCTTTTCGCCTTCTCCAAAGACCAAGAAGGGGTACTCAGTGCTCAGAAAGGCAATTGGCGGCCAGACACATACCAACCTTCATCCTGA
- the LOC102626346 gene encoding protein SHI RELATED SEQUENCE 1 isoform X2, with translation MAGFFSLGRVSSSSNNNQEDQQHNPANPITPENWFWYKNEDISYKQGASFELWQQQAELLLQQRQQQQQDLYSSSAAAGLGMGPISRSAINVVGGIDNSSSRSAFMMVRSSSGIGGGMSCQDCGNQAKKDCAHMRCRTCCKSRGFDCQTHVKSTWVAASKRREKQQQLALQQQRLQLRGETNKRPREANPISSSLACSRLPANASENLPGEVSTQAVFRCVKVSGIDDSEDQFAYQTSVNIGGHLFKGILYDQGPESTYTTGESSSGGGIQLQPLNLVTAGAGPDPVNTTATPVSPAAAAVTASSSTAAFLDPSSLYPTPFTTFMAAAGTQFFPSPRSS, from the exons ATGGCAGGCTTTTTTTCATTAGGTAGAGTTTcaagcagcagcaacaacaatCAGGAAGACCAACAACATAATCCAGCAAACCCAATTACTCCTGAGAATTGGTTCTGGTATAAAAATGAAGACATTTCTTACAAGCAGGGTGCTTCTTTCGAATTATGGCAACAACAAGCTGAACTCCTGCTTCAACAGAGACAGCAGCAACAGCAAGATCTATACTCATCCTCAGCAGCTGCTGGTTTAGGGATGGGACCCATCAGCAGAAGCGCAATCAACGTGGTCGGCGGTATTGATAATTCTTCATCAAGATCGGCGTTCATGATGGTGAGGAGTAGCAGTGGAATTGGTGGAGGAATGAGTTGCCAAGATTGCGGCAACCAAGCCAAGAAAGACTGTGCTCACATGCGATGCAGAACTTGCTGCAAGAGCCGAGGATTCGACTGCCAAACACATGTTAAAAGTACTTGGGTTGCCGCTTCTAAACGCCGAGAGAAGCAACAACAACTAGCTTTGCAGCAGCAACGGCTTCAACTTCGTGGGGAGACTAACAAAAGGCCGAGGGAGGCAAATCCCATCTCCTCCTCTCTTGCTTGCAGTCGCTTGCCCGCTAACGCCTCTG AGAATCTACCGGGTGAAGTGAGTACCCAAGCGGTATTTAGATGCGTGAAAGTGAGCGGCATTGATGATAGTGAGGATCAGTTCGCATATCAAACTTCAGTGAACATAGGAGGGCATTTGTTCAAAGGAATTCTCTATGACCAAGGACCTGAAAGCACCTACACGACTGGTGAAAGCTCTTCCGGTGGCGGAATTCAACTTCAGCCACTGAATCTCGTAACTGCTGGTGCTGGCCCTGACCCCGTCAACACCACGGCCACACCTGTTAGccctgctgctgctgctgttacAGCTTCGTCCTCTACTGCAGCGTTTCTAGATCCTTCTTCTTTATACCCAACTCCATTCACCACTTTCATGGCTGCTGCTGGTACGCAATTCTTCCCAAGCCCAAGGTCTTCCTAA
- the LOC102626346 gene encoding protein SHI RELATED SEQUENCE 1 isoform X1, whose product MAGFFSLGRVSSSSNNNQEDQQHNPANPITPENWFWYKNEDISYKQGASFELWQQQAELLLQQRQQQQQDLYSSSAAAGLGMGPISRSAINVVGGIDNSSSRSAFMMVRSSSGIGGGMSCQDCGNQAKKDCAHMRCRTCCKSRGFDCQTHVKSTWVAASKRREKQQQLALQQQRLQLRGETNKRPREANPISSSLACSRLPANASGFEVTENLPGEVSTQAVFRCVKVSGIDDSEDQFAYQTSVNIGGHLFKGILYDQGPESTYTTGESSSGGGIQLQPLNLVTAGAGPDPVNTTATPVSPAAAAVTASSSTAAFLDPSSLYPTPFTTFMAAAGTQFFPSPRSS is encoded by the exons ATGGCAGGCTTTTTTTCATTAGGTAGAGTTTcaagcagcagcaacaacaatCAGGAAGACCAACAACATAATCCAGCAAACCCAATTACTCCTGAGAATTGGTTCTGGTATAAAAATGAAGACATTTCTTACAAGCAGGGTGCTTCTTTCGAATTATGGCAACAACAAGCTGAACTCCTGCTTCAACAGAGACAGCAGCAACAGCAAGATCTATACTCATCCTCAGCAGCTGCTGGTTTAGGGATGGGACCCATCAGCAGAAGCGCAATCAACGTGGTCGGCGGTATTGATAATTCTTCATCAAGATCGGCGTTCATGATGGTGAGGAGTAGCAGTGGAATTGGTGGAGGAATGAGTTGCCAAGATTGCGGCAACCAAGCCAAGAAAGACTGTGCTCACATGCGATGCAGAACTTGCTGCAAGAGCCGAGGATTCGACTGCCAAACACATGTTAAAAGTACTTGGGTTGCCGCTTCTAAACGCCGAGAGAAGCAACAACAACTAGCTTTGCAGCAGCAACGGCTTCAACTTCGTGGGGAGACTAACAAAAGGCCGAGGGAGGCAAATCCCATCTCCTCCTCTCTTGCTTGCAGTCGCTTGCCCGCTAACGCCTCTG GGTTTGAAGTAACAGAGAATCTACCGGGTGAAGTGAGTACCCAAGCGGTATTTAGATGCGTGAAAGTGAGCGGCATTGATGATAGTGAGGATCAGTTCGCATATCAAACTTCAGTGAACATAGGAGGGCATTTGTTCAAAGGAATTCTCTATGACCAAGGACCTGAAAGCACCTACACGACTGGTGAAAGCTCTTCCGGTGGCGGAATTCAACTTCAGCCACTGAATCTCGTAACTGCTGGTGCTGGCCCTGACCCCGTCAACACCACGGCCACACCTGTTAGccctgctgctgctgctgttacAGCTTCGTCCTCTACTGCAGCGTTTCTAGATCCTTCTTCTTTATACCCAACTCCATTCACCACTTTCATGGCTGCTGCTGGTACGCAATTCTTCCCAAGCCCAAGGTCTTCCTAA